The following DNA comes from Strix uralensis isolate ZFMK-TIS-50842 chromosome 28, bStrUra1, whole genome shotgun sequence.
cacccccggcccccccaggtcctggggggctgcagcgtggtgggggaggggggaacacCCTGGTCGGGGGCTGCAGCATGATGGGGGTGATGGTGCCACCCCCATCCCGGCGTCCAAGTTCTGACCCTTGGTGCCTGGGTTCCCCCTCCCCCAGTCAAGCGCAACTTCAGCAGCGGGACCATCCCGGGGACCCCGGGGCCCAACGGCGAGGACGGTGTGGAGCAGACGGCCATCAAGGTGTCTCTCAAATGCCCCATCACCTTCCGCAGGATTCAGCTCCCGGCCAGGGGCCACGACTGCCGGCACATACAGGTGGGGGTGGTAGTGGCCGGGGGCTGTTGGGTGCTCCCCACCCTGTGCCCggttcccccctgccccagctcagccACCGCTTTCCCCCACAGTGCTTTGACCTGGAGTCCTACCTGCAGCTCAACTGCGAGAGGGGGACGTGGCGCTGTCCTGTCTGCAAGTGAGTGGCCCCCCAGCGGGGCCGTGCCCCGTTTTCCCTCCCTGGGGGGGGTttccctgccctcaccctgcctctccctgcctgcagtaAGACAGCCctgctggaggggctggaggTGGACCAGTACATGCTGGGCATCCTGATCTACATCCAGAAGTAAGTGTCCCCACTCCGTCTGTCCGTGGCCAGCACTGTGCCACCCCCAGGGGGGCCGTGCAgctgacacccccccaccccaacctgaGCCTCCCCActctcctgcccccccagctcGGAGCATGAGGAGATCACCATCGACCCGACCTGCAGCTGGAAACCCGTCCCGGTCAAACCCGACGTCCACGTCAAGGAGGAGCCGGAGGGGCCAGCGCTGAAGCGGTGCCGGACCCTCAGCCCCACGCACATGGTGCTGCCCAACATCATGGAGATGATCGCGGCCCTGGGGCCCGGCTCCGCGCCCTTCCCGGCACTGCCGCCACCACCGGCGGGTGCCGCCGCCGACTACGGTGCCCCGGGTACGGGGGAGCCCAcgggggatggggatgggccctGTCCCTGGCGTGTCTGATCCCCCCTGCCCCAATCGCCTCCTTTCCTCCCGCAGGTTCCAGCTTTCCGGGACCCGGGGGCTTCCCAGAGCCATTCCCTGCCCCCGGCGCTCCCGGCACGCCGACGCTGAGCGACTTcgcgccgggacccccccccatCTCCTACCAGTCCGACATCCCCGGTGGCCTCCTGGCCCCTGAGAAACCCCCCGCACCCCCTCTCCCTGCACAGgtcagctgggctgtgggtggggggctcccccccagcacccacgtcTCCCTCTGGGGGGACCAGGGGTGTCCCGGTGGGGGGTGGCTCTCACTGCCGCGCTCTCCCCCCACCAGCTGCCCCCGCCGGGGCGGATGGAGCCGTCCCACCCCCCGATGCAGCCCCCGGGCAGCCAGCCAGCGCAGCCGCTGCACCACCGGAGCGTGCCGGCACGGCCCCCCctgggcccccccggcccggcccacgCCGCGGAGCTCACCTTCCCCCCTGCGCCCGGCATGGCCGGGACGGGCGATGGCTCAGAGCCTGCCCTCGACGTGAGTACCCTGGGCagggggcggccggggctgctgctgctggtttgggACCCCGGCCGCCGtcgggtgggggtgggggggggtgggggggaagctggTTGTCACACgctgccaccccccagctcctgcccgaGCTGACGAACCCCGACGAGCTGCTCTCCTACCTGGGCCCCCCCgacctccccagcagcagcaacgATGATCTTCTCTCCCTCTTCGAGAACAACTGAGCCATCCTTGCCCTCCTCActggacccccccacccccccccacggggccgggggggcagcaCTGGTGTGCCCCTGCCCGCCGCAGAGCCGGGATCCCCCCCAGCAAGGGGGCTTCCTCTGAAAGGATGCCATGGGACAGACAGACGGATGGGCTCGGCCCCCCCAGAAGCACAAGGCTGTACATAGTGTAGAAACACTACTGCCCCCCCCCTCACCGAGACCCCCCCTCCCCGTATTTAAAGGCAAGTGCGTCGCTGCGGGGCTGGCCCGCGCCCCCTGTATAAATGTGCATACGCTGCTTCCCTGCGGGACACGCGTGCGGGGCTCAGCCCccgccccacggcccccccccgccgtggcTCCCTGTACCGGCTCCATATCGCTATTAAAGGATTTCGTTTCGGCGGGGCTCACGCGTGTCACTGGGGTGCTCCCCGCGGGTCCCCTCGGGCTTTCGTtaccccgcggcggggccgggtgggggctgccccccccaAGCGCGGCTGCGGGCGGTGACCGTGCCCTCCGCCGGCAATCATTAacggcgggcggggcgggcagcgcggcccgcAGGCCCCGGGCAGcacggcggggcggcggcgcggccccggcccgggggcgcCTCCACGGTGGGAGCGGGGCCCGGCTGGACCCCCAGcagggcccggccgccccgcagcccccggccccgcacgCCGGACTGCTGGaaccggccccggcccccgcccggcgccgcggcccccatcgccccctcccccgcccgcgGCACTGCGCATGCGCGCcccgccctgcccggccgccAGACccgcgcgccccccgcccccgcctttttttttttttttcttccccctttcaaACGCGGCGCCGCCGATTGGCCGTCCGCCCCGCCACTCCGCCACAAGACCGGCGCCCATTGGCCGGCGCCGCGGGAGAGGCGGGTCCTCCACGGCCCTATATAAAGGGCGGCGGGCAGCCCCTCTCCTTCTGCTGCGCCGCGCCCGCCGCACGGAGCCGTCGCCTCCGCCTCGCTCCCGCCCCGCCATGGCCAACCCCGTCGTCTTCTTCGATATCGCCGCCAACGGCGAACCCCTGGGCCGCGTCACCTttgaggtgggggggtggggagggtgggcaggccggggggggaggcgggcggcAGCGCTGAAGGGGGAGGGGGCCGCCGCCATTTCCTCGCCGGGGCGCGCGGGGCCGTTCCGGGGGGAGGGGCGGTGGGCGCTGCGCCTGCgcggccgggggtgggggggggtgggggggcggtggggggccCGCGCCGCCTCCACGTGGCCGCGGCtccctcgggggggggggggggcgggatggggTGTTAACGGCGCCCCGGGCTGCTcggccccggcagcggcggggagggAACAAAGGACCCGGTGCCGCCGCCCCCGCTGCGGGCTGAGCGCGGCGGAGGATGCGGCGGGGCTcgccgggaaggcggcggcggtGCGGGGCCAGCCCGGGCTGCGCCGCCGCCCTGcacctcccgccccgccgccgcagcGTGtgctccgccccgccgccgggccgccgcaCCTGCCGGCCCGTTAGCGCCGGCCCGCCTtggccccgccgccagcccgcATTCCTGCCCCGCGCTTCCCTGCTccgccccggggagcggcgcggcgggggggcggcggcggcttccccgGCTGCGGGATCGGGCCCGCGCCGCCATTTTGTCCCAGTCCCCCCCGAAACGGGGCCGCCCTTCAGCGGGCGGCAGCGGCCCCCGGAGCCGCTCGGTGCATCGGGGCGAGTCGCGTCCCCCATCCCGGGAGATGCTCTTCTAGGGCGCCCGTCGTGCTGCCGGGCCAGCGGAGAGCGCAAGCGGGAGCAACCTGATCGCTGCGGGATTGTCACGGCCAGAGCAAAGCATTTAGCGCCCCGTGAAGCGGCCCCCGGGGGTGCGAAGCATCTCTGGCACGGCCGGGGACTGCGCTGCGGCTGTCGCAGAGCCCGCGGCGAGCGCGTTCCCTCCCCGCCTGGCAGCGCCTCGCTGTGCAGATGGCAGCTCCCTGCTCAAAATCCTCCTGAAGTCATTTGGAGGCGGCGTGCGCTCTGTCTGCGAAGGCTCCAGTCAAAGAGGTTTTTAATTTAATCCCAGCCAGCGGAACGAAGGCGCATCTGCCCCGCTGATGAGACGTGTGGCGTATTTAAACTCGGTTGGATGCCATGTCTGGTTGGTTCCCAGATGAAAGCGCGAGGTGGGGAGTGCTCTGCAGCCGCAGGCACGGCTGGGATCCACCTTCCATGGGCTACGagcagcggggggcgggggggggatccccacgggctgggggtgcccccaGGAGGGGGGGTGGTGGCCAGTCTTCACCCCGACCTGACTAACGGCCTCTCCTCTCTTTGCAGCTGTTTGCAGACAAGGTCCCCAAGACAGCAGGTGGGTAAAGCGGCACTGGCCACGCTGTGGCTACACCAAACGCCGATGCTCTCTGGACAAAACGAGCCATTCATGGTGGTTTTCCTCTTTGCAGAAAACTTCCGTGCCCTGAGCACTGGTGAGAAGGGATTTGGTTACAAGGGATCCTGCTTCCACAGAATCATTCCTGGGTTCATGTGCCAGGTGCGTGGTGCTCCCGCTGCAGCAGGGAGGTGGGCGGGTGAGGAGATCTGGCACTCGCATGGGTTTAGGAGTTGGGTGCTGGCAGatttggggtgggagggtggttCTGCCTCTTGCCTGCAGCCTCTACGGGGCTGCCACGCCTGCTTggggagttttctcctctgcctgtgACCTGAAATGCCGCTTCTTTACAGGGTGGCGACTTCACACGCCACAATGGCACTGGCGGCAAATCCATCTATGGGGAGAAGTTCCCTGATGAGAACTTCATCCTGAAGCACACGGGCCCTGGCATCCTGTCCATGGCCAACGCTGGCCCCAACACAAACGGCTCCCAGTTCTTCATCTGCACTGCCAAGACTGAGTGGTGAGTTGGGGGCTGTGGGAGGGCGAGTTTGGGGGTCCCCAGCTGGGGAGGTGACAGCCCAGCCGTGACCGGTGCTTCTCCTGCAGGTTGGATGGCAAGCATGTTGTCTTCGGCCGTGTCAAGGAGGGGATGAACGTGGTGGAGGCCATGGAGCGCTGTGGCTCGAAAGATGGCAAAACGAGCAAGAAGATCACCATTACCGACTGCGGGCAGCTCTCGTAAACCCTCCTCCAACTGACCATTCCTCGGCAGCCTGGGCGCTGCACCTCGCTGCAGctcaccccatcccaccctgctcctGACTTACTGCTGCGTTTCTACTGGGTCTCAGCCCCATGTGCACGGTCCAGCTGGGCCGCAGTTACCTTTACGAGTCTAAATAAAAAGAGTTAAACCACAGTGGCCTGTTTCTCTTCCCCCTTACTGGGGTGGGTGGTgtgtgtggggctggagggggaggaaggaggggattcTGGAGAGGGGGGGGCATGAGGACCCTTGTGATGTGGCTGTGCCAGGCTCTCAGTAGGGTCCAGAGTGAACCAGGCAGCTGGTTCTGGCTCAGACTCGATCCTTGGGGGCCTCTGCTGCAAAAAGGGAAGGGAGACATTTCCCACCGGCTTTGCCGGCTGCCATGGACCCCCTGTGGCTGTGGGactgccctcccctgcccctgggggctgctgggctgtTGCGGAACATGGACCCTGGTGGTCCCAGTAGGAGAGTCCAGGTCTGGGAGGATCCAGttgtcctggggggggggggcagtggtcCCAGTTGGGGGGTGCCCAGCTCTGTTCTGGGTCCCAGTTGGGGGCAGGGTGGTTGGTGCCTGGCTCTGGGATGACCCCGCTGCCTGcgccccctgcctgcaccccctgcctgcccccagagctgccccattCCACGCTCCCCTCGCACTGCGCGGGGGGGGCGCGCTTTGGAGCTGGGCTGCGCCttgggggggtgaggaggaggaggagggtccgccgtgggggggggggggggcggtgcaaGGGCTGCCAGGGGAGGCCCGGGCGCTGCTTTCGGTCCTGGCCCCGCCCCTGAGGGGGAGCCCGGGCGGCGGGtggccgcggggggggcgggagccggatGGGGCGGTGCTGGGGGAACCTTTCCGCGGTGCACACGGGGAGGCGATTCCCTGCAGCACCCGGGCGGGAGGGGGACAGCGGTCGGGGTCGCAGCGGGTCAGCGCAGGCGACGACCGTGGAGCaccagggcggggggggtgggcgCCTCCTCGCCCCCCCGATGTTTTCTCCTCCCTCGGCGGGGTCAGCGGGGGCCGCTCCCTTCCCACATCTCCCCATCATGGCGCTCGAGCTCCGGCTCCCTCTGACATCTCCCCTCGGCCTCCTTCAGGGTCCGGACATCTGTCGGGGACGCTCCCAGGGACCGGCCGAGCCGGGCTGTGGCGGGGGGCACCGGCCGCCCTCGCTAACTGCGGGTGGACGGACCCCTCGTGCTGCCAGACCCCGCGGGGACCCGCTGCCACCACCCTGCCGCGTGCTCGGGACGGCTCCTGATACACGGGAACGATCccctgctttgcaacttatttacttaaaGCAACTTGCAGTGATTTCTGAGCACGGCTTCATAATCCTGCCTGCCCCGACTGTTCTGTGGAAGGGCTACTGTggtcatcaaaacaaagcagttttctgtggaaacttgtTCGGAATTACACAGAACCccagaaccatctgggttggaaaagcccttgaagctcctccagccccaccatgaacctcaccctgaccgttcccaactccaccagatccctcagcgctgggtcaacccgactcttcaacccctccagggatggggactccccccctgccctgggcagcccattccaacgcccaacaaccccttctgcaaagaaatccttcctaagagccagtctgaccctgccctggcgcagcttgaggccattccctcttggcctggcactgggtccttggctcaagagactcatcccccctctctgcaccctcctttcagggagttgcagagggccaggaggtctcccctcagcctcctcttctccagactaaacccccccagttccctcagccgctccccatcagacctgtgctccagaccctgcaccagctccgttgcccttctctggacacgctcgagtcattcaatggcctttttggagtgaggggcccaaaactgaacccactcatcgaggggcggcctcaaacttaccaagaattactatttGGCAAAATTAAGCGAcgtgtccttggaaagcagatgagttctagcaagtttagtctttgcAGTGGATCGATAGCCACGTATGggcggtagaaattaatagacctgtacttttagataagatagaggtgaTAAACCAGTGGGAACCATTCTGGGTGTTCaagaaaagtacaaggtgaggaggactgtgagccttcctccaacagacccctgGAGAcaccccccaggaggcaatgggcaggtgcaaagagaacacaaactgctgaccccagcctcactcatgcatatggatatttgtgctacgtaatccaatgaatatgtatatccacactcgataagtttctggtaaaatgtgccgttggggtgcaagctttgtggagaaatccccttgcaccccggcaccggagtaaacatacctgtCCATAACTCTCctcgagttgtagagtctgtttctgtgaCTCAGTTGTCACTCCCTGGCACAGCCCCGACACGTGACCGTCCCAGAGCTTCGCTCCCCGACAGCAAGACCAGCACTGACCTCTGGCCCAAGTCACGAGTTCTGAACATCAGGTCTATCATCAGGCCCAGCTCTTCCTTCTGCTCGCAGATTTTCTTCGTGCAGTCACAAGGCAGACAGCTCTCCCCCGGATGAAGGTTCTGCTGGCACTGTGAGAGGAGAAGGTGTGGAACAGGGGGCGTTAAATGCAGGCACAGCGGGATAGGTCGGAGGAGGCAGATCGGTGCTGCAGAATCTCCCAAAGACCATCCCTTCAAAGAGAAGGACGCAGGCAGCGAGCAAAGCCAGGCACAGACTGACACTCGGGTTACACCGAGCCAAGCCAGACCGTGCTCAGGCTTTGGGACGGTT
Coding sequences within:
- the PPIA gene encoding peptidyl-prolyl cis-trans isomerase A produces the protein MANPVVFFDIAANGEPLGRVTFELFADKVPKTAENFRALSTGEKGFGYKGSCFHRIIPGFMCQGGDFTRHNGTGGKSIYGEKFPDENFILKHTGPGILSMANAGPNTNGSQFFICTAKTEWLDGKHVVFGRVKEGMNVVEAMERCGSKDGKTSKKITITDCGQLS